A window of the Gossypium hirsutum isolate 1008001.06 chromosome A05, Gossypium_hirsutum_v2.1, whole genome shotgun sequence genome harbors these coding sequences:
- the LOC107959971 gene encoding plant UBX domain-containing protein 11 isoform X5, which yields MERSESFSSLTFKGSIPEAILEAKIQKKLFVVYISDSESKNMEDSTWTDLKVMDSDPQKSVPCITAIGYNGVQVWQSEGSISAEVLASSLEKAWLSLHIQETTAAVLSAALASKKYESSSSGASAVSQSEQGSSSSASIPSTTLANVVQTLESNLSVMSVVMEENRDCEQTVKEKNPELVENGSSESFSTDNLAKQCDITNEEMRTVVSSVTSNPAVHASSHPEDDCLIPVKRTDHQPSCPAGSMPVSAAEAEKDMQHVKDKVDGALENTTTAHIPTDVHLNIRLPDSSSLQEKFPVTYTLSMIKDYVDRNQSNGMGSYDFAIPYPRKLFGDQDLIKSLLDLGLLNRQALIVVPRRRTAGFQGRIPSDDNRNLTPIEDSAGSSGGYFSYIKSFLSYVNPFAYLSGGASSSTTGQESQSGISEYSPNPTVQNNLGGRNRSTSMASDGGRSRRAVTTQRGSNIHTLKRHEDDDSFSDRNPFWNGNSTQYGGSSDSK from the exons ATGGAAAGGTCCGAATCTTTCTCATCTCTTACATTCAAAGGTTCAATTCCTGAAGCAATTCTTGAAGCTAAAATCCAGAAGAAGCTTTTCGTGGTCTACATTTCAG ATTCTGAGTCGAAAAACATGGAGGATTCTACCTGGACTGACttaaaa GTAATGGATTCAG ACCCGCAGAAATCTGTCCCATGTATAACTGCAATTGGATATAACGGTGTACAAGTTTGGCAAAGTG AAGGGAGTATTAGTGCTGAAGTTTTGGCATCCAGTTTAGAGAAGGCATGGTTGAGTCTTCATATCCAG GAAACAACGGCAGCTGTCCTTAGTGCTGCACTTGCTTCAAAGAAATATGAATCATCTAGTTCTGGGGCATCTGCTGTTAGCCAGTCTGAACAAGGAAGTTCTTCAAGTGCTTCTATTCCATCAACCACATTGGCCAATGTTGTCCAGACCTTGGAGTCTAACCTATCTGTTATGTCTGTGGTGATGGAGGAAAACAGAGATTGTGAGCAAACAGTTAAG GAGAAAAATcctgaattggttgaaaatggtAGTTCAGAATCATTTAGCACTGACAACTTAGCTAAACAATGTGATATTACCAATGAAGAAATGAGGACAGTTGTTAGTTCTGTTACTTCAAATCCAGCGGTTCATGCATCCTCTCATCCTGAAGATGATTGTCTCATCCCAGTAAAGCGCACTGATCATCAGCCAAGTTGTCCTGCTGGAAGTATGCCAGTGAGTGCTGCAGAAGCAGAGAAAGACATGCAACATGTGAAGGATAAAGTAGATGGTGCATTAGAAAATACTACAACGGCACACATACCAACTGATGTTCATTTAAATATCCGATTACCTGACAGTAGTAGCCTACAGGAGAAGTTTCCTGTGACATACACACTGAGTATGATTAAAGACTATGTGGATAGAAACCAATCAAATGGCATGGGCTCCTATGATTTTGCCATTCCTTATCCTCGCAAGTTATTTGGTGATCAAG ATCTGATTAAATCTTTATTGGACTTGGGTCTGCTTAACAGACAAGCATTGATAGTAGTTCCACGTCGGAGAACCGCTGGTTTCCAAGGGCGAATACCATCTGATGACAATAGAAATTTGACACCTATAGAAGATTCTGCAGGAAGCAGTGGGGGATATTTTTCATACATCAAAAGCTTTTTGTCTTATGTAAATCCTTTTGCTTATCTCAGTGGTGGTGCCAGCTCTTCAACTACTGGACAGGAATCTCAAAGTGGCATCTCAGAATACA GTCCAAATCCTACAGTGCAGAATAACTTGGGTGGAAGAAATAGAAGCACTTCAATGGCCAGTGACGGTGGCAGGAGCAGACGAGCTGTGACCACTCAACGTGGCAGCAATATTCACACTCTAAAACGTCATGAAGACGATGACAGTTTCTCTGATAGAAATCCGTTCTGGAATGGAAATTCTACACAGTATGGTGGTAGTAGCGACAGCAAATAA
- the LOC107959971 gene encoding plant UBX domain-containing protein 11 isoform X6, which translates to MERSESFSSLTFKGSIPEAILEAKIQKKLFVVYISGEDSESKNMEDSTWTDLKVMDSGKRVTVKVLRSIAYLWWKDRCCKFFCHIFLSKLQETTAAVLSAALASKKYESSSSGASAVSQSEQGSSSSASIPSTTLANVVQTLESNLSVMSVVMEENRDCEQTVKEKNPELVENGSSESFSTDNLAKQCDITNEEMRTVVSSVTSNPAVHASSHPEDDCLIPVKRTDHQPSCPAGSMPVSAAEAEKDMQHVKDKVDGALENTTTAHIPTDVHLNIRLPDSSSLQEKFPVTYTLSMIKDYVDRNQSNGMGSYDFAIPYPRKLFGDQDLIKSLLDLGLLNRQALIVVPRRRTAGFQGRIPSDDNRNLTPIEDSAGSSGGYFSYIKSFLSYVNPFAYLSGGASSSTTGQESQSGISEYSPNPTVQNNLGGRNRSTSMASDGGRSRRAVTTQRGSNIHTLKRHEDDDSFSDRNPFWNGNSTQYGGSSDSK; encoded by the exons ATGGAAAGGTCCGAATCTTTCTCATCTCTTACATTCAAAGGTTCAATTCCTGAAGCAATTCTTGAAGCTAAAATCCAGAAGAAGCTTTTCGTGGTCTACATTTCAG GTGAAGATTCTGAGTCGAAAAACATGGAGGATTCTACCTGGACTGACttaaaa GTAATGGATTCAGGTAAAAGAGTCACTGTCAAAGTATTGCGTTCTATTGCATATCTGTGGTGGAAGGACCGATGCTGCAAATTTTTCTGCCATAT TTTCTTATCAAAACTGCAGGAAACAACGGCAGCTGTCCTTAGTGCTGCACTTGCTTCAAAGAAATATGAATCATCTAGTTCTGGGGCATCTGCTGTTAGCCAGTCTGAACAAGGAAGTTCTTCAAGTGCTTCTATTCCATCAACCACATTGGCCAATGTTGTCCAGACCTTGGAGTCTAACCTATCTGTTATGTCTGTGGTGATGGAGGAAAACAGAGATTGTGAGCAAACAGTTAAG GAGAAAAATcctgaattggttgaaaatggtAGTTCAGAATCATTTAGCACTGACAACTTAGCTAAACAATGTGATATTACCAATGAAGAAATGAGGACAGTTGTTAGTTCTGTTACTTCAAATCCAGCGGTTCATGCATCCTCTCATCCTGAAGATGATTGTCTCATCCCAGTAAAGCGCACTGATCATCAGCCAAGTTGTCCTGCTGGAAGTATGCCAGTGAGTGCTGCAGAAGCAGAGAAAGACATGCAACATGTGAAGGATAAAGTAGATGGTGCATTAGAAAATACTACAACGGCACACATACCAACTGATGTTCATTTAAATATCCGATTACCTGACAGTAGTAGCCTACAGGAGAAGTTTCCTGTGACATACACACTGAGTATGATTAAAGACTATGTGGATAGAAACCAATCAAATGGCATGGGCTCCTATGATTTTGCCATTCCTTATCCTCGCAAGTTATTTGGTGATCAAG ATCTGATTAAATCTTTATTGGACTTGGGTCTGCTTAACAGACAAGCATTGATAGTAGTTCCACGTCGGAGAACCGCTGGTTTCCAAGGGCGAATACCATCTGATGACAATAGAAATTTGACACCTATAGAAGATTCTGCAGGAAGCAGTGGGGGATATTTTTCATACATCAAAAGCTTTTTGTCTTATGTAAATCCTTTTGCTTATCTCAGTGGTGGTGCCAGCTCTTCAACTACTGGACAGGAATCTCAAAGTGGCATCTCAGAATACA GTCCAAATCCTACAGTGCAGAATAACTTGGGTGGAAGAAATAGAAGCACTTCAATGGCCAGTGACGGTGGCAGGAGCAGACGAGCTGTGACCACTCAACGTGGCAGCAATATTCACACTCTAAAACGTCATGAAGACGATGACAGTTTCTCTGATAGAAATCCGTTCTGGAATGGAAATTCTACACAGTATGGTGGTAGTAGCGACAGCAAATAA
- the LOC107959971 gene encoding plant UBX domain-containing protein 11 isoform X3, whose amino-acid sequence MERSESFSSLTFKGSIPEAILEAKIQKKLFVVYISGEDSESKNMEDSTWTDLKVKESLSKYCVLLHICGGRTDAANFSAIYPQKSVPCITAIGYNGVQVWQSEGSISAEVLASSLEKAWLSLHIQETTAAVLSAALASKKYESSSSGASAVSQSEQGSSSSASIPSTTLANVVQTLESNLSVMSVVMEENRDCEQTVKEKNPELVENGSSESFSTDNLAKQCDITNEEMRTVVSSVTSNPAVHASSHPEDDCLIPVKRTDHQPSCPAGSMPVSAAEAEKDMQHVKDKVDGALENTTTAHIPTDVHLNIRLPDSSSLQEKFPVTYTLSMIKDYVDRNQSNGMGSYDFAIPYPRKLFGDQDLIKSLLDLGLLNRQALIVVPRRRTAGFQGRIPSDDNRNLTPIEDSAGSSGGYFSYIKSFLSYVNPFAYLSGGASSSTTGQESQSGISEYSPNPTVQNNLGGRNRSTSMASDGGRSRRAVTTQRGSNIHTLKRHEDDDSFSDRNPFWNGNSTQYGGSSDSK is encoded by the exons ATGGAAAGGTCCGAATCTTTCTCATCTCTTACATTCAAAGGTTCAATTCCTGAAGCAATTCTTGAAGCTAAAATCCAGAAGAAGCTTTTCGTGGTCTACATTTCAG GTGAAGATTCTGAGTCGAAAAACATGGAGGATTCTACCTGGACTGACttaaaa GTAAAAGAGTCACTGTCAAAGTATTGCGTTCTATTGCATATCTGTGGTGGAAGGACCGATGCTGCAAATTTTTCTGCCATAT ACCCGCAGAAATCTGTCCCATGTATAACTGCAATTGGATATAACGGTGTACAAGTTTGGCAAAGTG AAGGGAGTATTAGTGCTGAAGTTTTGGCATCCAGTTTAGAGAAGGCATGGTTGAGTCTTCATATCCAG GAAACAACGGCAGCTGTCCTTAGTGCTGCACTTGCTTCAAAGAAATATGAATCATCTAGTTCTGGGGCATCTGCTGTTAGCCAGTCTGAACAAGGAAGTTCTTCAAGTGCTTCTATTCCATCAACCACATTGGCCAATGTTGTCCAGACCTTGGAGTCTAACCTATCTGTTATGTCTGTGGTGATGGAGGAAAACAGAGATTGTGAGCAAACAGTTAAG GAGAAAAATcctgaattggttgaaaatggtAGTTCAGAATCATTTAGCACTGACAACTTAGCTAAACAATGTGATATTACCAATGAAGAAATGAGGACAGTTGTTAGTTCTGTTACTTCAAATCCAGCGGTTCATGCATCCTCTCATCCTGAAGATGATTGTCTCATCCCAGTAAAGCGCACTGATCATCAGCCAAGTTGTCCTGCTGGAAGTATGCCAGTGAGTGCTGCAGAAGCAGAGAAAGACATGCAACATGTGAAGGATAAAGTAGATGGTGCATTAGAAAATACTACAACGGCACACATACCAACTGATGTTCATTTAAATATCCGATTACCTGACAGTAGTAGCCTACAGGAGAAGTTTCCTGTGACATACACACTGAGTATGATTAAAGACTATGTGGATAGAAACCAATCAAATGGCATGGGCTCCTATGATTTTGCCATTCCTTATCCTCGCAAGTTATTTGGTGATCAAG ATCTGATTAAATCTTTATTGGACTTGGGTCTGCTTAACAGACAAGCATTGATAGTAGTTCCACGTCGGAGAACCGCTGGTTTCCAAGGGCGAATACCATCTGATGACAATAGAAATTTGACACCTATAGAAGATTCTGCAGGAAGCAGTGGGGGATATTTTTCATACATCAAAAGCTTTTTGTCTTATGTAAATCCTTTTGCTTATCTCAGTGGTGGTGCCAGCTCTTCAACTACTGGACAGGAATCTCAAAGTGGCATCTCAGAATACA GTCCAAATCCTACAGTGCAGAATAACTTGGGTGGAAGAAATAGAAGCACTTCAATGGCCAGTGACGGTGGCAGGAGCAGACGAGCTGTGACCACTCAACGTGGCAGCAATATTCACACTCTAAAACGTCATGAAGACGATGACAGTTTCTCTGATAGAAATCCGTTCTGGAATGGAAATTCTACACAGTATGGTGGTAGTAGCGACAGCAAATAA
- the LOC107959971 gene encoding plant UBX domain-containing protein 11 isoform X4 — protein MERSESFSSLTFKGSIPEAILEAKIQKKLFVVYISGEDSESKNMEDSTWTDLKVMDSDPQKSVPCITAIGYNGVQVWQSEGSISAEVLASSLEKAWLSLHIQETTAAVLSAALASKKYESSSSGASAVSQSEQGSSSSASIPSTTLANVVQTLESNLSVMSVVMEENRDCEQTVKEKNPELVENGSSESFSTDNLAKQCDITNEEMRTVVSSVTSNPAVHASSHPEDDCLIPVKRTDHQPSCPAGSMPVSAAEAEKDMQHVKDKVDGALENTTTAHIPTDVHLNIRLPDSSSLQEKFPVTYTLSMIKDYVDRNQSNGMGSYDFAIPYPRKLFGDQDLIKSLLDLGLLNRQALIVVPRRRTAGFQGRIPSDDNRNLTPIEDSAGSSGGYFSYIKSFLSYVNPFAYLSGGASSSTTGQESQSGISEYSPNPTVQNNLGGRNRSTSMASDGGRSRRAVTTQRGSNIHTLKRHEDDDSFSDRNPFWNGNSTQYGGSSDSK, from the exons ATGGAAAGGTCCGAATCTTTCTCATCTCTTACATTCAAAGGTTCAATTCCTGAAGCAATTCTTGAAGCTAAAATCCAGAAGAAGCTTTTCGTGGTCTACATTTCAG GTGAAGATTCTGAGTCGAAAAACATGGAGGATTCTACCTGGACTGACttaaaa GTAATGGATTCAG ACCCGCAGAAATCTGTCCCATGTATAACTGCAATTGGATATAACGGTGTACAAGTTTGGCAAAGTG AAGGGAGTATTAGTGCTGAAGTTTTGGCATCCAGTTTAGAGAAGGCATGGTTGAGTCTTCATATCCAG GAAACAACGGCAGCTGTCCTTAGTGCTGCACTTGCTTCAAAGAAATATGAATCATCTAGTTCTGGGGCATCTGCTGTTAGCCAGTCTGAACAAGGAAGTTCTTCAAGTGCTTCTATTCCATCAACCACATTGGCCAATGTTGTCCAGACCTTGGAGTCTAACCTATCTGTTATGTCTGTGGTGATGGAGGAAAACAGAGATTGTGAGCAAACAGTTAAG GAGAAAAATcctgaattggttgaaaatggtAGTTCAGAATCATTTAGCACTGACAACTTAGCTAAACAATGTGATATTACCAATGAAGAAATGAGGACAGTTGTTAGTTCTGTTACTTCAAATCCAGCGGTTCATGCATCCTCTCATCCTGAAGATGATTGTCTCATCCCAGTAAAGCGCACTGATCATCAGCCAAGTTGTCCTGCTGGAAGTATGCCAGTGAGTGCTGCAGAAGCAGAGAAAGACATGCAACATGTGAAGGATAAAGTAGATGGTGCATTAGAAAATACTACAACGGCACACATACCAACTGATGTTCATTTAAATATCCGATTACCTGACAGTAGTAGCCTACAGGAGAAGTTTCCTGTGACATACACACTGAGTATGATTAAAGACTATGTGGATAGAAACCAATCAAATGGCATGGGCTCCTATGATTTTGCCATTCCTTATCCTCGCAAGTTATTTGGTGATCAAG ATCTGATTAAATCTTTATTGGACTTGGGTCTGCTTAACAGACAAGCATTGATAGTAGTTCCACGTCGGAGAACCGCTGGTTTCCAAGGGCGAATACCATCTGATGACAATAGAAATTTGACACCTATAGAAGATTCTGCAGGAAGCAGTGGGGGATATTTTTCATACATCAAAAGCTTTTTGTCTTATGTAAATCCTTTTGCTTATCTCAGTGGTGGTGCCAGCTCTTCAACTACTGGACAGGAATCTCAAAGTGGCATCTCAGAATACA GTCCAAATCCTACAGTGCAGAATAACTTGGGTGGAAGAAATAGAAGCACTTCAATGGCCAGTGACGGTGGCAGGAGCAGACGAGCTGTGACCACTCAACGTGGCAGCAATATTCACACTCTAAAACGTCATGAAGACGATGACAGTTTCTCTGATAGAAATCCGTTCTGGAATGGAAATTCTACACAGTATGGTGGTAGTAGCGACAGCAAATAA
- the LOC107959971 gene encoding plant UBX domain-containing protein 11 isoform X1 — MERSESFSSLTFKGSIPEAILEAKIQKKLFVVYISGEDSESKNMEDSTWTDLKVMDSGKRVTVKVLRSIAYLWWKDRCCKFFCHIFNGRKKSLHQHYTDPQKSVPCITAIGYNGVQVWQSEGSISAEVLASSLEKAWLSLHIQETTAAVLSAALASKKYESSSSGASAVSQSEQGSSSSASIPSTTLANVVQTLESNLSVMSVVMEENRDCEQTVKEKNPELVENGSSESFSTDNLAKQCDITNEEMRTVVSSVTSNPAVHASSHPEDDCLIPVKRTDHQPSCPAGSMPVSAAEAEKDMQHVKDKVDGALENTTTAHIPTDVHLNIRLPDSSSLQEKFPVTYTLSMIKDYVDRNQSNGMGSYDFAIPYPRKLFGDQDLIKSLLDLGLLNRQALIVVPRRRTAGFQGRIPSDDNRNLTPIEDSAGSSGGYFSYIKSFLSYVNPFAYLSGGASSSTTGQESQSGISEYSPNPTVQNNLGGRNRSTSMASDGGRSRRAVTTQRGSNIHTLKRHEDDDSFSDRNPFWNGNSTQYGGSSDSK; from the exons ATGGAAAGGTCCGAATCTTTCTCATCTCTTACATTCAAAGGTTCAATTCCTGAAGCAATTCTTGAAGCTAAAATCCAGAAGAAGCTTTTCGTGGTCTACATTTCAG GTGAAGATTCTGAGTCGAAAAACATGGAGGATTCTACCTGGACTGACttaaaa GTAATGGATTCAGGTAAAAGAGTCACTGTCAAAGTATTGCGTTCTATTGCATATCTGTGGTGGAAGGACCGATGCTGCAAATTTTTCTGCCATAT TTTTAATGGGAGAAAAAAATCCTTGCATCAACATTATACAGACCCGCAGAAATCTGTCCCATGTATAACTGCAATTGGATATAACGGTGTACAAGTTTGGCAAAGTG AAGGGAGTATTAGTGCTGAAGTTTTGGCATCCAGTTTAGAGAAGGCATGGTTGAGTCTTCATATCCAG GAAACAACGGCAGCTGTCCTTAGTGCTGCACTTGCTTCAAAGAAATATGAATCATCTAGTTCTGGGGCATCTGCTGTTAGCCAGTCTGAACAAGGAAGTTCTTCAAGTGCTTCTATTCCATCAACCACATTGGCCAATGTTGTCCAGACCTTGGAGTCTAACCTATCTGTTATGTCTGTGGTGATGGAGGAAAACAGAGATTGTGAGCAAACAGTTAAG GAGAAAAATcctgaattggttgaaaatggtAGTTCAGAATCATTTAGCACTGACAACTTAGCTAAACAATGTGATATTACCAATGAAGAAATGAGGACAGTTGTTAGTTCTGTTACTTCAAATCCAGCGGTTCATGCATCCTCTCATCCTGAAGATGATTGTCTCATCCCAGTAAAGCGCACTGATCATCAGCCAAGTTGTCCTGCTGGAAGTATGCCAGTGAGTGCTGCAGAAGCAGAGAAAGACATGCAACATGTGAAGGATAAAGTAGATGGTGCATTAGAAAATACTACAACGGCACACATACCAACTGATGTTCATTTAAATATCCGATTACCTGACAGTAGTAGCCTACAGGAGAAGTTTCCTGTGACATACACACTGAGTATGATTAAAGACTATGTGGATAGAAACCAATCAAATGGCATGGGCTCCTATGATTTTGCCATTCCTTATCCTCGCAAGTTATTTGGTGATCAAG ATCTGATTAAATCTTTATTGGACTTGGGTCTGCTTAACAGACAAGCATTGATAGTAGTTCCACGTCGGAGAACCGCTGGTTTCCAAGGGCGAATACCATCTGATGACAATAGAAATTTGACACCTATAGAAGATTCTGCAGGAAGCAGTGGGGGATATTTTTCATACATCAAAAGCTTTTTGTCTTATGTAAATCCTTTTGCTTATCTCAGTGGTGGTGCCAGCTCTTCAACTACTGGACAGGAATCTCAAAGTGGCATCTCAGAATACA GTCCAAATCCTACAGTGCAGAATAACTTGGGTGGAAGAAATAGAAGCACTTCAATGGCCAGTGACGGTGGCAGGAGCAGACGAGCTGTGACCACTCAACGTGGCAGCAATATTCACACTCTAAAACGTCATGAAGACGATGACAGTTTCTCTGATAGAAATCCGTTCTGGAATGGAAATTCTACACAGTATGGTGGTAGTAGCGACAGCAAATAA
- the LOC107959971 gene encoding plant UBX domain-containing protein 11 isoform X2 yields MERSESFSSLTFKGSIPEAILEAKIQKKLFVVYISDSESKNMEDSTWTDLKVMDSGKRVTVKVLRSIAYLWWKDRCCKFFCHIFNGRKKSLHQHYTDPQKSVPCITAIGYNGVQVWQSEGSISAEVLASSLEKAWLSLHIQETTAAVLSAALASKKYESSSSGASAVSQSEQGSSSSASIPSTTLANVVQTLESNLSVMSVVMEENRDCEQTVKEKNPELVENGSSESFSTDNLAKQCDITNEEMRTVVSSVTSNPAVHASSHPEDDCLIPVKRTDHQPSCPAGSMPVSAAEAEKDMQHVKDKVDGALENTTTAHIPTDVHLNIRLPDSSSLQEKFPVTYTLSMIKDYVDRNQSNGMGSYDFAIPYPRKLFGDQDLIKSLLDLGLLNRQALIVVPRRRTAGFQGRIPSDDNRNLTPIEDSAGSSGGYFSYIKSFLSYVNPFAYLSGGASSSTTGQESQSGISEYSPNPTVQNNLGGRNRSTSMASDGGRSRRAVTTQRGSNIHTLKRHEDDDSFSDRNPFWNGNSTQYGGSSDSK; encoded by the exons ATGGAAAGGTCCGAATCTTTCTCATCTCTTACATTCAAAGGTTCAATTCCTGAAGCAATTCTTGAAGCTAAAATCCAGAAGAAGCTTTTCGTGGTCTACATTTCAG ATTCTGAGTCGAAAAACATGGAGGATTCTACCTGGACTGACttaaaa GTAATGGATTCAGGTAAAAGAGTCACTGTCAAAGTATTGCGTTCTATTGCATATCTGTGGTGGAAGGACCGATGCTGCAAATTTTTCTGCCATAT TTTTAATGGGAGAAAAAAATCCTTGCATCAACATTATACAGACCCGCAGAAATCTGTCCCATGTATAACTGCAATTGGATATAACGGTGTACAAGTTTGGCAAAGTG AAGGGAGTATTAGTGCTGAAGTTTTGGCATCCAGTTTAGAGAAGGCATGGTTGAGTCTTCATATCCAG GAAACAACGGCAGCTGTCCTTAGTGCTGCACTTGCTTCAAAGAAATATGAATCATCTAGTTCTGGGGCATCTGCTGTTAGCCAGTCTGAACAAGGAAGTTCTTCAAGTGCTTCTATTCCATCAACCACATTGGCCAATGTTGTCCAGACCTTGGAGTCTAACCTATCTGTTATGTCTGTGGTGATGGAGGAAAACAGAGATTGTGAGCAAACAGTTAAG GAGAAAAATcctgaattggttgaaaatggtAGTTCAGAATCATTTAGCACTGACAACTTAGCTAAACAATGTGATATTACCAATGAAGAAATGAGGACAGTTGTTAGTTCTGTTACTTCAAATCCAGCGGTTCATGCATCCTCTCATCCTGAAGATGATTGTCTCATCCCAGTAAAGCGCACTGATCATCAGCCAAGTTGTCCTGCTGGAAGTATGCCAGTGAGTGCTGCAGAAGCAGAGAAAGACATGCAACATGTGAAGGATAAAGTAGATGGTGCATTAGAAAATACTACAACGGCACACATACCAACTGATGTTCATTTAAATATCCGATTACCTGACAGTAGTAGCCTACAGGAGAAGTTTCCTGTGACATACACACTGAGTATGATTAAAGACTATGTGGATAGAAACCAATCAAATGGCATGGGCTCCTATGATTTTGCCATTCCTTATCCTCGCAAGTTATTTGGTGATCAAG ATCTGATTAAATCTTTATTGGACTTGGGTCTGCTTAACAGACAAGCATTGATAGTAGTTCCACGTCGGAGAACCGCTGGTTTCCAAGGGCGAATACCATCTGATGACAATAGAAATTTGACACCTATAGAAGATTCTGCAGGAAGCAGTGGGGGATATTTTTCATACATCAAAAGCTTTTTGTCTTATGTAAATCCTTTTGCTTATCTCAGTGGTGGTGCCAGCTCTTCAACTACTGGACAGGAATCTCAAAGTGGCATCTCAGAATACA GTCCAAATCCTACAGTGCAGAATAACTTGGGTGGAAGAAATAGAAGCACTTCAATGGCCAGTGACGGTGGCAGGAGCAGACGAGCTGTGACCACTCAACGTGGCAGCAATATTCACACTCTAAAACGTCATGAAGACGATGACAGTTTCTCTGATAGAAATCCGTTCTGGAATGGAAATTCTACACAGTATGGTGGTAGTAGCGACAGCAAATAA